A part of Sparus aurata chromosome 19, fSpaAur1.1, whole genome shotgun sequence genomic DNA contains:
- the LOC115570322 gene encoding BEN domain-containing protein 5, whose translation MVILFQRLAWVLLLAARCSLLVVCCLLSAAGCCVADRVAPHRADRDCLTEPQFLSQPAITEAVPQKASSQPDLSLPDSSPQASPLSVPPKSPSASLEKRDGKINIGPDIWINEAVWTRINCATKDSIFIKELAVAISGTGNLKGKSVSGKECPTKHGEPKPPLTPAKLGILKECFWRRMDVLNVEPAEKEWRAKQVGHFLTEKIMDINGKGKKKRQFCLFVRLIQFFI comes from the exons atggttattttatttcagcggctcgcttgggtgttgctgctggctgcacgTTGCTcactgctggttgtgtgctgcttACTGTCCGCTGCTGGTTGCTGTGTAGCTGATCGTGTTGCTCCACACCGTGCCGACCGTGATTGCCTGACTG aGCCACAGTTTCTCAGCCAGCCAGCCATCACTGAGGCAGTCCCCCAAAAAGCCAGCTCCCAGCCTGATCTCAGCCTGCCAGACAGCTCTCCACAAGCCAGCCCCCTGTCTGTCCCGCCTAAGAGTCCGTCAGCCAGCCTAGAAAAGAGAGATGGGAAG ATCAACATTGGTCCAGACATCTGGATAAATGAAGCTGTCTGGACCAGGATTAACTGCGCAACGAAGGACTCTATCTTCATAAAGGAGCTGGCTGTGGCCATCTCGGGGACTGGGAACCTCAAGGGAAAGAGTGTCAGTGGGAAGGAGTGCCCAACAAAGCATGGCGAGCCCAAGCCCCCACTGACACCAGCAAAGCTGGGAATCTTGAAAG agtGCTTCTGGAGGCGCATGGATGTCCTCAATGTGGAGCCGGCAGAAAAAGAGTGGAGGGCGAAGCAAGTGGGACACTTCCTCACCGAGAAAATAATGGACATtaatggaaaaggaaaaaaaaaaagacaattttgtttgtttgttcgtttaATTCAGTTCTTTATTTAG